In the Cololabis saira isolate AMF1-May2022 chromosome 7, fColSai1.1, whole genome shotgun sequence genome, one interval contains:
- the fgfbp2a gene encoding fibroblast growth factor binding protein 2a: MWIQALLLVCCFWPAETQRDGSRGQNIWENPVKFATRAGDLCTMIITGQGEHTKLRVSCQGGERSYWCDYLGKPHTCSAYNKMPRHYFVQIMWSLRKLQNACEGPRRIKPHMCRKAPDESLMIFSSDSLSDSEPETLPKKVPRPPNRPRRPQNRPGPAPTRSDSARQAAVKSMHIPQGVTTTLRPTPQATIPPVKSYAKRVSQQYCWRSLQGLCSYFIGLFRN; the protein is encoded by the coding sequence ATGTGGATCCAAGCTCTGCTCCTCGTCTGCTGCTTCTGGCCGGCTGAGACTCAGCGTGACGGCAGCAGGGGACAAAACATCTGGGAGAATCCTGTGAAGTTTGCTACCAGGGCCGGAGACTTGTGCACCATGATAATTACGGGCCAAGGAGAACACACGAAGCTGAGGGTGTCGTGCCAGGGCGGCGAACGCTCTTACTGGTGCGACTATTTGGGGAAACCTCACACCTGCAGCGCCTACAACAAAATGCCTCGGCACTactttgttcagatcatgtggagCCTCAGAAAGCTCCAAAATGCCTGTGAGGGCCCAAGACGGATTAAGCCTCACATGTGCAGAAAGGCACCTGACGAATCTCTGATGATCTTCTCGTCTGATTCCCTCTCTGACTCAGAGCCGGAGACTTTGCCTAAAAAAGTGCCACGACCACCGAATCGGCCTAGGAGACCCCAAAATCGGCCGGGACCTGCACCTACCAGATCTGATTCAGCGAGACAAGCTGCCGTGAAGTCCATGCACATCCCACAAGGAGTTACAACCACACTGAGACCAACTCCACAAGCAACAATACCTCCCGTGAAGAGCTATGCTAAGAGGGTGTCTCAGCAGTACTGCTGGAGGTCCCTGCAAGGCCTCTGCTCCTACTTCATTGGTTTGTTTCGAAATTGA